TGGTAGCTGTCGTCCAGCCAGAGCTGGCGCTTGTCGATCGAGCCCGATCCCGCCATGAGCCGGACCGAGTTCTCCGGTTCGACGACGTGATCCTCGCGGCTGGTCATCACCAGCAGCGGCTGCGTGACGCGGTCGAGGTCCGCGTTGGTGAGCGCCCACAGCTTGGCCAGCTGGAACGCGCCCTTGACCGGCAGCCGGTCGTACGCCGGTTCGACCGCACCGGGGGCCTTGATGTCGCTCCCGATCGGCGGCAGCGAGGGCAGCACGTGCCGCAGGACCGGCAGCAGCTTCGCGTCCTTGCGGGTCGTGAACAGCGACGGGTTGACCACGACGATGCCGGCGATCTGGGCGCCGCGTTGCTCGGCCAGCCGCAGCGTGAGCGTGCCACCCATCGACAGGCCCATGACGAAGGTCCGGTCGCAGCGGGCCCGGGTCTCATCGAACGCGCGTTCAAGCTCGGCGTACCAGTCCTGCCAGCTGACCTGGTTGGCGTCCTGCCAGCGTGTCCCGTGCCCTGGCAGCAAGGGGAGCCGGACGGTGCGGCCCGCTGCCGCGAGCGCCTCGGCCCACGGGCGCAGGCTCCCGGGCATTCCGGTGAAGCCGTGGCACAGGACCGCGCCGACCCGGTCGCCGTCGGCCGCGAATGGCGCCGCGTCGCTGGGCGCGAACTCTGTCACCCTTTGATGGTGCCACGCGCTCGGCGGAACCGAGGCGGGACGAGGCTCGCTAGGATCGACTGATCGGCGGTGGCAGGGAGGAGGCGGGCGGTGTTCTATTGGTTCCTCAAGCACATCGCGATCGGCCCGGTCCTCAAGTCGATCTTCCGCCCCTGGGTCGAAGGCCTCGAGAACGTCCCCGCTCGCGGCGGCGCGATTCTCGCCAGCAACCACCTCTCGTTCTCGGACTCGTTCTTCCTGCCGCTCGAGATCGATCGCCGCGTGACCTTCCTGGCGAAGGGTGACTACTTCACCGGTCGCGGGCTCAAGGGCCGGCTCACGGCCGCGTTCTTCCGGGGCATCAACCAGGTCCCGGTCGACCGCTCCGGCGGCCGGGCCAGCGAGGCCGCCCTCGACGCCGGCGTGCGGATCCTCAAGCGGGGCGAGCTGCTCGGCATCTACCCGGAGGGCACCCGCTCGCCGGACGGCCGGCTCTACCGCGGGAAGACCGGCATCGCACGGATGGCGCTCGAGGCGGGCGTCCCCGTCATCCCTGTTGCAATGATCAACACCTTCGACATCCAGCCGCCCGGCCAGGTGATTCCGCGCGTGATGCGGGTCGGCATCCGGATCGGCAAGCCGCTGGACTTCTCCCGCTACGCCGGCATGGAGAACGACCGGTTCGTGCTCCGCTCGATCACCGACGAGATCATGTACGAGCTGATGCTGCTCTCCGGCCAGGAGTACGTCGACCAGTACGCGACCAAGGCGAAGGAAGACATCGCCGACGCCCGCGCCGCCGCGCTCGAGTCCCTGGTCGCCGACTCGCCGTACGCCGAACGCAAGGCGAGCTAACCCGCCGCGCCTCCGCGCCGCCACCGCGCCGACGTTTCGCCCGCCGCTGCCGCCGCCGTTTCAGCACACAACGCCTGTCGACGCGTGCCGATTCGTGCGCTGCTTCGCGTTGTCGTCCCTTTGTGAGGGAGCGTTGTGTGCTGAAACGTCGAGCTCAGCCATTGGTGGTTGGGGTTTTCGTTTCAGCACACAACGCCTGTCGACGCGTGCCTCTTCGTGTGCACCTGGGCGACTTCGCGGCCTGAGGAGGGAGCGTTGTGTGCTGAAACGGTCGCCAATCGGCGGCGCGGTCGGCGGTCGGCGGCTAGCGCGTGAGGCGGGCGATCGCGTCCTGCCATCGCTGATAGCCGGCGTCGTCGCGTTCGGCCGGTTCGAAGCGGCGGTCGAGCTGCCAGGTGTCGCGGAGGTCGTCGGTGGACGACCACACGCCGGTGGCGAGCCCGGCGAGGAATGCCGCACCGAGCGCGGTCGTCTCGGCGACGACCGGTCGGCGTACCGGCACCTGGAGCTCGTCGGCCTGCAGCCGGCAGAGCAGGTCGTTGGCTGCGGCGCCGCCGTCGACCGATAGCGTCGGTACGGCGATACCCGCGTCGCGGGTCATGACCTCGACGACGTCCCGGACTTCGTAGGCGATGGCTTCGAGAGTCGCCCGGGCGAGATGCGCGCTCGTCGTGCCGCGTGTGATGCCGAGGATCATCCCGCGCGCTTCGGGGCGCCAGTGCGGCGCACCGAGCCCGGTCAACGCGGGCACGAAGACGACGCCGCCGGAGTCCTCGACCGATGCTGCGAGCGCTTCCGACTCGGCGGCGCTCGCAATGATGCCGAGACCGTCGCGCAGCCACTGGACTGCCGCGCCGGTGACGAAGATCGCGCCTTCGAGGGCGTAGACCAGGCCGTCGCCGATGTCCCACGCGACCGTCGTGAGCAGGCCCGCGTCCGAGCGGACGACACGCTCGCCGGTGTTGACGAGGACGAAGGAGCCCGTGCCGTACGTGCACTTGCTGTCCCCGTCGGAGAAACAGGCCTGGCCGAACAGTGCCGCCTGCTGGTCGCCGGCGATGCCGGCGATCGGGAGATCGAGGCCGAGAAACGCCGCCGGGTCGGTGCGGCCGAACTCGCCCGAGGACCGGCGTATGTCGGGGAGTGCCGAGCGCGGCACCGTGAACAGCTCGCACAGCTCGTCGCTCCAGTCGCCCGCGACGATGTCGAACAGCAGCGTTCGGCTCGCGTTGCTCGGGTCGGTCGCGTGGACTGCACCGGCCGTGAGGCGGGCCACTAGGTAGGAGTCGACGGTGCCGATCACCACCCGGCCGTCGGTGACGCCCGACCACGCCGCCCGGTCGTTCTCGGCCAGCCAGGTCAGCTTCGTGCCGGTGAAGTAAGGGTCGAGCCGCAGGCCGGTCAGCTCCCGCACCCGACCCTCGCTGCCGGCATCGCGGAGCCGGTCGCAGATCGCCGAGGTACGCCGGTCCTGCCAGACGATCGCCCGCCGGGGGGCCGCGAGGGTTTCCCGGTCCCAGAGCACTGCCGTCTCGCGCTGGTTGGTGATCCCGACTGCCGTCGGTGGCGGACCGGACTCGAGAGCGTCCCTGCACGCCGAGAGCGTCGCCTGCCAGATGTCCTCCGGGTCGTGTTCCACCCAGCCCGGCTGCGGGAAATGCTGCGGGAACTCCTGGTAGCCACGTGCCGCTACCGCGCCGTCCTCGTTGACGAGCAAGGCCGTCACGCCGGTCGTCCCGGCATCGATCGCGAGAACGGTCATTGCGCGGCTGCGGCGGCCTTGTCGCGCAGGATCTGCAGGACCACGGGGTCGATCTTCGGCTCCTGCAGCACGCGGTTCTCGAGGTTCTCGATCCCGGCCCAGTCCCACAACGCCAGCCCCACCGAGTCCACGTCCGCTCCGGTCGGCGGGTGGCCGACCGCGGTCAGCAGTCCGGCGACCTCTGCGGCGATCTCGTCGGTCACGTCGAGGTACTCCGACCGGTCGGCCTTGCTGAACAGCACCTCGTGCAGATCCAGCAGCCGAGCCAGCTCGGACACCGGGTGAGCTGCGTCGTCCACCCGCAGGTCGACCTGGATGTCGGAGGTCGCGGCGTACCCGCCGTCCACCGACGCAACGAGCAGCGCGGCGCTCTGCCGGCCACGCCGATCGCCGCCTGCCTCATCGCCTGCGGTCAGCGCCGCGAGGAGCCGCTCTGCGAGCGGAGCGCGATCGTCGCTCGCCAGCCAGGCCTGCTCCATCGCCTCGACGACCTCGGGCCCGGTGAGGATGTTGCCCTGGATCGCGTAGCCGTCGCCGGTGATGCCGCCGGCCCAGGGATGGCAACCACTGCCGGTGTACGACGCAGCCCGGCCCTGGGCGTCGACGATCCCGGCCTGACGCTGTTCGCGTTCGTCGTCGGCCGCGGTGAGCGCGTCGAGAGTCTCCTTCGCACCGAGCCCGCCAGCGAGGTGAGCGAGCCCCTGCGGCCGGTAGGCGAGGTTGGCGTAGGACTGTGTTGCGATCGCGCCGACTCCCGCCCGGGCGGCGGGTACGGCGGAGCCGACCGCGAGGAACTTGGACGCGACAGCAACGCCCCAGGCCGTTCCGTCGGTCGCGACGATGGAGAAGGTCATGCCGCAGCGTAGGGCGTCGGCTACCGCGCGCCCTAGGCTGCCCTTGTGCGAATCGGAGTGCTGACCGGTGGCGGTGACTGCCCCGGTCTCAACGCGGTGATCCGGGCGGCGGTGCGCAAGGGCAGCGAGATCTACGGCCACAGCTTCGTCGGCTTCCGGGACGGCTGGAAAGGCCCGCTCGAGGGCCTCACGATGCCGCTCGACGTGTCGACCACGCGCGGCATCCTGCCTCGCGGCGGCACGATCCTCGGCTCGTCGCGGACGAACCCGCTCAAGGTCGACGGCGGCGTCGAGCAGATCCGCGCCAACCTCGTCGCCCTCGAAGTCGACGCCATGATCGCGATCGGCGGCGAGGACACCCTCGGCGTCGCGACCGCGATCGCGGGTGAAGGGCTGCGGGTGGTCGGCGTACCGAAGACGATCGACAACGACCTCGGCGCCACCGACTACACCTTCGGCTTCGACACCGCGGTCCAGATCGCAGTCGACGCGATCGACCGGCTGCACACGACGGCCGAGTCGCACCACCGGGTGCTCATCGTCGAGGTCATGGGCCGGCACGCCGGTTGGATCGCGTTGCACTCGGGTCTGGCCGGTGGTGCGAACGTCATCCTCATCCCGGAGCGCCCGTTCGACATCGCGCAGGTCTGCGCCTACATCGAGCACCGGTTTGCATCGCACTACTCGCCGATCGTCGTGGTCGCCGAAGGCGCGACGCCGGCGGAGGGCACGATGGCACTGCTCGACCAGGGGGTCGACGCGTTCGGTCACGTCCGGCTCGGCGGCATCGGCGCGCTGCTCGCCAGCGAGATCGAGCAGCGGACCGGCAAGGAAGCACGGGCAACCGTCCTCGGACACGTGCAGCGCGGCGGCACGCCGACGGCGTACGACCGCGTCCTCGCCACGCGCTTCGGCCTGCACGCGATCGACGCCGTGCACGAAGGCGAGTCAGGGGTGATGGTGGCACTGCGCGGGACCGAGATCGTCCGTGTCCCGCTCGCCGAGGCGACCCGTGAGCTGAAGACGGTGTCGCCGGACCGCTACGCCGAGGTCGAGGTCTTCTTCGGCTGACCGGCGCCTCGGCCGGCACCCTGCGCCACCTAGTCTTGTTCGGTGCCCGCCGCCGCCCAGCAGCCGGATTGGCCCGACCTCGCCGAGGTCGCCGCCGTCCGTGACGAGCTGGCGAGCGTGCCCGGCCTGGTCGAGCCGGCGGCCTGTGACGCGCTGCGCGGCCGGCTCGCTGCCGCCGCTCGTGGCGAGGCGTTCGTCCTGCAGGGCGGTGACTGCGCGGAGACCTTCGCCGGAGTGACCGACGGTCAGGTGCGCGACAAGCTGCGCACGATCCTGCAGATGGCGGTCGTGCTGACCTACGGCGCGGGGCTGCCGATCGTCAAGATTGGCCGGATCGGGGGGCAGTTCGCGAAGCCGCGCAGTGCCGACATCGAAGCGCTCACCGGGTTGCCGTCGTACCGCGGTGACGCGGTCAACGACCTCGCGGCGACTCCGGACGCGCGGGTCCCTGATCCGCGCCGGATGGTGCGCGCCTACCAGGCCAGCGCCGCGACCCTCGAGCTGCTCGCCCGGCACACTACGGGTGGCCTCGCCGACCTTCGGCTCGTGCACGACTGGAACAAGGACTTCGTCCGGCGCTCGCCGGCCGGCGAGCGTTACGAGCAGCTCGCGCAGGACATCGACCGGGCGCTGGCTTTCATGCGCGCGTGTGGTGTCGACCTCGACCACGAGGCCTCGATGCACGGCGTGGAGTTCTTCTCGAGCCACGAGGCGCTGCTGCTCGACTACGAACAACCGCTCACGAGGCACGACGGGGACCGCGACGCTGCCTACGACCGGTCGGGGCACATGCTCTGGATCGGTGAGCGCACGCGCGCGGTTGACGGCGCCCACGTGGAGTTCGCCGCCGGCATCGCGAACCCGATCGGGGTCAAGCTGGGTCCGACGGCGACCGTCGAGGAGGCCGTCGCGATCGCGGCCCGGATCGACCCCGACCGCGTCCCGGGCCGGGTCAGCTTCATCACGCGGATGGGCGCGGCCCGGGTGAGGGACGCGCTGCCGACTCTCGTGCGGGGCGTGGAGGCAGCCGGCCTCACCGTGACATGGATCTGCGACCCGATGCACGGCAACACGATCACCTCGACGACCGGCTACAAGACCCGTCGCTTCGATG
This window of the Mycobacteriales bacterium genome carries:
- a CDS encoding alpha/beta fold hydrolase, with the protein product MTEFAPSDAAPFAADGDRVGAVLCHGFTGMPGSLRPWAEALAAAGRTVRLPLLPGHGTRWQDANQVSWQDWYAELERAFDETRARCDRTFVMGLSMGGTLTLRLAEQRGAQIAGIVVVNPSLFTTRKDAKLLPVLRHVLPSLPPIGSDIKAPGAVEPAYDRLPVKGAFQLAKLWALTNADLDRVTQPLLVMTSREDHVVEPENSVRLMAGSGSIDKRQLWLDDSYHVATLDNDLPLIIKESLAFMEAHAGGAEG
- a CDS encoding lysophospholipid acyltransferase family protein, yielding MFYWFLKHIAIGPVLKSIFRPWVEGLENVPARGGAILASNHLSFSDSFFLPLEIDRRVTFLAKGDYFTGRGLKGRLTAAFFRGINQVPVDRSGGRASEAALDAGVRILKRGELLGIYPEGTRSPDGRLYRGKTGIARMALEAGVPVIPVAMINTFDIQPPGQVIPRVMRVGIRIGKPLDFSRYAGMENDRFVLRSITDEIMYELMLLSGQEYVDQYATKAKEDIADARAAALESLVADSPYAERKAS
- the glpK gene encoding glycerol kinase GlpK gives rise to the protein MTVLAIDAGTTGVTALLVNEDGAVAARGYQEFPQHFPQPGWVEHDPEDIWQATLSACRDALESGPPPTAVGITNQRETAVLWDRETLAAPRRAIVWQDRRTSAICDRLRDAGSEGRVRELTGLRLDPYFTGTKLTWLAENDRAAWSGVTDGRVVIGTVDSYLVARLTAGAVHATDPSNASRTLLFDIVAGDWSDELCELFTVPRSALPDIRRSSGEFGRTDPAAFLGLDLPIAGIAGDQQAALFGQACFSDGDSKCTYGTGSFVLVNTGERVVRSDAGLLTTVAWDIGDGLVYALEGAIFVTGAAVQWLRDGLGIIASAAESEALAASVEDSGGVVFVPALTGLGAPHWRPEARGMILGITRGTTSAHLARATLEAIAYEVRDVVEVMTRDAGIAVPTLSVDGGAAANDLLCRLQADELQVPVRRPVVAETTALGAAFLAGLATGVWSSTDDLRDTWQLDRRFEPAERDDAGYQRWQDAIARLTR
- a CDS encoding DUF1028 domain-containing protein; translation: MTFSIVATDGTAWGVAVASKFLAVGSAVPAARAGVGAIATQSYANLAYRPQGLAHLAGGLGAKETLDALTAADDEREQRQAGIVDAQGRAASYTGSGCHPWAGGITGDGYAIQGNILTGPEVVEAMEQAWLASDDRAPLAERLLAALTAGDEAGGDRRGRQSAALLVASVDGGYAATSDIQVDLRVDDAAHPVSELARLLDLHEVLFSKADRSEYLDVTDEIAAEVAGLLTAVGHPPTGADVDSVGLALWDWAGIENLENRVLQEPKIDPVVLQILRDKAAAAAQ
- a CDS encoding 6-phosphofructokinase, producing the protein MRIGVLTGGGDCPGLNAVIRAAVRKGSEIYGHSFVGFRDGWKGPLEGLTMPLDVSTTRGILPRGGTILGSSRTNPLKVDGGVEQIRANLVALEVDAMIAIGGEDTLGVATAIAGEGLRVVGVPKTIDNDLGATDYTFGFDTAVQIAVDAIDRLHTTAESHHRVLIVEVMGRHAGWIALHSGLAGGANVILIPERPFDIAQVCAYIEHRFASHYSPIVVVAEGATPAEGTMALLDQGVDAFGHVRLGGIGALLASEIEQRTGKEARATVLGHVQRGGTPTAYDRVLATRFGLHAIDAVHEGESGVMVALRGTEIVRVPLAEATRELKTVSPDRYAEVEVFFG
- a CDS encoding 3-deoxy-7-phosphoheptulonate synthase class II → MPAAAQQPDWPDLAEVAAVRDELASVPGLVEPAACDALRGRLAAAARGEAFVLQGGDCAETFAGVTDGQVRDKLRTILQMAVVLTYGAGLPIVKIGRIGGQFAKPRSADIEALTGLPSYRGDAVNDLAATPDARVPDPRRMVRAYQASAATLELLARHTTGGLADLRLVHDWNKDFVRRSPAGERYEQLAQDIDRALAFMRACGVDLDHEASMHGVEFFSSHEALLLDYEQPLTRHDGDRDAAYDRSGHMLWIGERTRAVDGAHVEFAAGIANPIGVKLGPTATVEEAVAIAARIDPDRVPGRVSFITRMGAARVRDALPTLVRGVEAAGLTVTWICDPMHGNTITSTTGYKTRRFDDVIEEVRGFFDVHHALGTTPGGIHVELTGDDVTECLGGADDIDHADLGGRYETACDPRLNTGQAIELAFLVAGMLHGG